The following are encoded together in the Panicum virgatum strain AP13 chromosome 6K, P.virgatum_v5, whole genome shotgun sequence genome:
- the LOC120711344 gene encoding chemocyanin-like: MAIRALLVLTVAVAAVLGAAHGASYTVGAPAGSWDLQTNYTTWASGINFRAGDQLVFKYSPAAHNVVEVSKADHDSCTASRPLATFATGDDTVPLPAGGVTRYFICGVPGHCDGGMKLAVRVEAAASAPAPVAMAPRAARPPTKTASPSPSPAPMAMAPGAALPPMATPPGAKAPAAGGGMPAVPPPSSAAAPAGVGSLMGLGLGAVVAALMTFH; encoded by the exons ATGGCGATTAGAGCTCTCCTCGTCCTCACCGTGGCCgtcgcggcggtgctcggggcgGCGCACGGGGCCAGCTACACCGTCGGTGCCCCGGCGGGGTCGTGGGATCTCCAGACCAACTACACCACCTGGGCTTCCGGCATCAACTTCCGCGCTGGCGACCAGCTTG TGTTCAAGTACTCCCCCGCGGCGCACAACGTGGTGGAGGTGAGCAAGGCGGACCACGACTCGTGCACCGCCTCCAGGCCCCTCGCCACCTTCGCCACCGGCGACGACACCGTCCcactccccgccggcggcgtcaCCCGCTACTTCATCTGCGGCGTGCCCGGCCACTGCGACGGCGGCATGAAGCTCGCCGTCAGAGTCGAGGCCGCGGCCAGCGCTCCAGCGCCAGTGGCCATGGCCCCTCGTGCTGCGCGCCCGCCGACGAAGACTGcgtctccgtctccgtctccgGCGCCGATGGCCATGGCCCCTGGCGCTGCGCTGCCGCCGATGGCGACGCCACCAGGCGCCAaggccccggccgccggcggcggcatgccgGCCGTGCCTCCTCCGAgctctgcggcggcgccggctggtGTTGGGTCTCTAATGGGCCTTGGTTTGGGCGCTGTCGTGGCTGCTCTTATGACCTTCCATTAG